One genomic window of Desulfocurvus vexinensis DSM 17965 includes the following:
- a CDS encoding RNA recognition motif domain-containing protein, with the protein MAKSIYVGNLPWSATEEDVRKAFSNFGEVKSVKLVEDRETGRPRGFGFVEMDDQSALAAIEALDGTDFGGRNLKVNEARPRTERAPRW; encoded by the coding sequence ATGGCCAAGAGCATCTACGTCGGCAATCTGCCCTGGTCCGCCACCGAAGAAGACGTCCGCAAGGCGTTCTCCAACTTCGGCGAAGTCAAGTCCGTCAAGCTGGTCGAGGACCGCGAGACCGGCCGCCCCCGTGGCTTCGGTTTCGTCGAGATGGACGACCAGAGCGCGCTGGCCGCCATTGAGGCCCTGGACGGCACCGATTTCGGTGGCCGCAACCTCAAGGTCAACGAAGCCCGTCCCCGCACCGAGCGCGCCCCCCGCTGGTAG
- a CDS encoding recombinase family protein, producing the protein MLDNSNVAPGKNKTLRCAIYTRKSHEEGLEQEFNSLDAQRESAEHYIEAQRMRGWTALPDRYDDGGFSGGNMERPGLRRLLADINAGKIDVIVVYKVDRLSRSLLDFMKMIDLFNEKGVSFVSVTQHFSTTDPTGRMFLGILITFAQYEREVIAERIRDKVAAAKRRGKYCGGVPILGYDVDRDNKKLLVNPDEARTVQYIFRRFIQIGSAKKLGQELNEQGYRTKAWTTKKGKVREGSEWNTGHIYRLLNNRVYIGEIAHKDRSYPGEHEGIIDRTTWDKVQAILEDNKPVKVSMARTKMVAPLKGVIRCGHCGCAMGPTYARKNGRHYTYYICQKDSKRTVSRCPLKRIPAGDIEQAVVEQLSAVFRTPTLVAKTYFAARDIEQVERERLFKQKAQLEMELSQAREQAIELMKPGNDQPGKTEMLTTVNRQAVELSKQLTHVSERCRAYRGNNITEQDVSEAFQNVEGFWEDLFPVERNRLIRLLVDKVEIRETGIDMELRTNGLTTLIAELAGLACEVTERRASR; encoded by the coding sequence ATGCTTGATAACAGCAATGTCGCGCCGGGCAAAAACAAGACCCTGCGCTGTGCCATCTACACCCGCAAGAGCCACGAGGAAGGTCTCGAACAGGAGTTCAACTCGTTGGATGCGCAACGGGAATCGGCGGAACACTATATCGAAGCCCAGAGGATGCGTGGCTGGACGGCTCTGCCGGATCGCTACGACGATGGTGGATTCTCGGGTGGAAACATGGAGCGCCCGGGGCTGCGTCGCCTGCTGGCGGACATCAATGCCGGGAAGATTGACGTGATCGTGGTCTACAAGGTCGACCGGCTGTCCCGCTCGCTGCTGGACTTCATGAAGATGATCGACCTCTTCAACGAGAAGGGTGTCAGCTTCGTCTCGGTCACCCAGCACTTCAGCACCACCGACCCCACCGGACGGATGTTTCTCGGCATCCTGATCACCTTCGCCCAGTACGAGCGGGAGGTCATCGCCGAGCGCATCCGGGACAAGGTGGCGGCCGCCAAGCGCCGGGGGAAATACTGCGGCGGCGTACCCATTCTTGGATACGACGTCGACCGGGACAACAAGAAGCTGCTGGTCAACCCGGATGAAGCCAGGACGGTGCAGTACATCTTCCGCCGATTCATCCAGATCGGCTCGGCCAAGAAGCTGGGCCAGGAATTGAACGAACAGGGATACCGCACAAAAGCCTGGACCACCAAGAAAGGCAAGGTTCGCGAGGGCTCAGAATGGAATACAGGCCACATCTACCGGCTGCTGAACAACCGGGTCTATATCGGCGAGATTGCCCACAAGGATCGCAGCTACCCCGGTGAGCACGAAGGAATCATCGACCGGACGACCTGGGACAAGGTGCAGGCCATCCTGGAGGACAACAAACCGGTCAAGGTTTCCATGGCAAGAACCAAAATGGTCGCCCCGCTGAAAGGCGTCATCCGCTGCGGCCACTGCGGATGCGCGATGGGACCGACCTACGCCCGCAAGAACGGCCGCCACTACACCTATTACATCTGCCAGAAGGACAGCAAGCGGACCGTGAGCCGGTGCCCCCTCAAACGGATTCCCGCCGGGGACATCGAGCAGGCCGTGGTCGAGCAGTTGAGCGCGGTGTTCCGCACGCCGACGCTGGTGGCCAAAACCTACTTCGCGGCCCGGGACATCGAGCAGGTGGAGCGGGAGCGGCTGTTCAAGCAGAAAGCCCAACTCGAAATGGAGCTGTCGCAGGCGCGGGAGCAAGCCATCGAACTTATGAAACCCGGCAACGATCAGCCGGGCAAGACCGAGATGCTCACGACCGTCAACCGCCAGGCGGTCGAGCTCTCGAAACAACTGACGCACGTGAGCGAGCGATGCAGAGCCTACCGGGGGAACAACATCACGGAACAGGACGTTTCGGAGGCCTTCCAGAATGTCGAGGGCTTCTGGGAGGACCTTTTCCCGGTGGAGCGAAACCGGCTCATCCGCCTCCTGGTGGATAAGGTCGAGATCCGCGAGACCGGAATCGACATGGAGCTGCGCACCAACGGGCTGACTACGCTCATCGCCGAGCTGGCCGGTCTGGCATGCGAAGTCACCGAACGGAGGGCAAGCCGATGA
- a CDS encoding LexA family protein yields MGKKKVSEITDPQANTLRVICQIIDEKGLPPTVKELSEVLGISHASAHEQIAQLVRKGYLKKEARKARSIVVIRRPE; encoded by the coding sequence ATGGGAAAGAAAAAGGTATCGGAAATAACCGACCCACAAGCAAACACGCTGAGGGTCATTTGCCAAATCATCGATGAAAAGGGGTTGCCGCCAACGGTGAAAGAATTGTCGGAAGTCCTTGGTATCAGCCACGCGAGCGCCCACGAGCAGATCGCTCAACTGGTACGGAAAGGCTATCTGAAGAAAGAAGCTCGTAAGGCCCGAAGCATCGTCGTCATCAGGAGGCCCGAATAA
- a CDS encoding DUF2924 domain-containing protein: MNELQNAATGGKIQDRTRNSVLRQMALLQSMSLEQLREKWLDLYGEEPPQYKKQFLIKRLAYRIQELFYGGLSEQAKVHLQQAAKEDPVATVNRRIPEERKSNEAILPGTRLVRVWNDRRYEVIVLADGYEFEGRTFRSLSAVAREITGTRWNGKVFFGLKKVYGRKAEGGSDA, from the coding sequence ATGAATGAGTTACAGAACGCCGCCACCGGCGGCAAGATCCAGGACCGAACCCGAAACTCAGTCCTTCGGCAGATGGCCCTGCTGCAATCCATGTCCCTGGAGCAGCTCCGGGAAAAATGGCTCGACCTCTACGGAGAAGAGCCACCCCAGTACAAGAAACAATTCCTCATCAAGCGGCTGGCCTATCGCATCCAGGAGCTTTTCTACGGCGGGCTGTCCGAACAGGCCAAGGTCCATCTCCAGCAGGCCGCCAAGGAGGACCCGGTCGCCACTGTCAATCGACGCATCCCAGAAGAGCGGAAATCGAACGAAGCGATCCTGCCCGGGACCAGACTGGTGCGGGTCTGGAACGACCGGCGCTATGAGGTGATCGTCCTTGCCGATGGCTACGAGTTCGAAGGCCGCACCTTCCGGTCGCTCAGCGCGGTGGCCAGGGAGATCACCGGGACCAGGTGGAACGGCAAGGTCTTTTTCGGACTGAAGAAGGTTTACGGCAGAAAAGCCGAGGGAGGTTCGGATGCTTGA
- a CDS encoding RNA recognition motif domain-containing protein, whose protein sequence is MAKSIYVGNLPWSATEEDVREAFASYGDVTSVKLVEDRETGRPRGFGFVEMDDQSALAAIEALDGANFGGRNIKVNEARPRAERAPRW, encoded by the coding sequence ATGGCTAAGAGCATCTACGTCGGCAATCTGCCCTGGTCCGCCACCGAAGAAGACGTCCGCGAGGCGTTCGCTTCCTACGGTGATGTCACGTCCGTCAAGCTGGTCGAGGACCGCGAGACCGGCCGCCCCCGTGGCTTCGGTTTCGTCGAGATGGACGACCAGAGTGCGCTGGCCGCTATCGAAGCCCTTGATGGCGCCAACTTCGGTGGCCGCAACATCAAGGTCAACGAAGCCCGCCCCCGCGCCGAGCGCGCCCCCCGCTGGTAG
- a CDS encoding DUF6515 family protein, which yields MQKKNKIFGYTALTLALLATLHAPAALAQPGGHARGGPAPQHHPGPGGGARGFVPALPAAAVTILFAGLTYAFVDGLFYLPGSGGFAVVTPPVGLVIPVLPPGCTVVMVGPRTYYRAQGVYYVRAAEGYAVVQPPAQAAPAPAQQAPALPSSVTVVLENANGSRTPVTLTRTADGWLGPKGELYDAIPTQEQLRPYYGLAAQAPGQTL from the coding sequence ATGCAGAAGAAAAACAAGATCTTCGGATACACGGCCCTGACCCTGGCCCTGCTGGCCACGCTGCACGCGCCCGCAGCCCTGGCCCAGCCCGGCGGGCATGCCCGCGGCGGGCCCGCGCCGCAGCACCACCCCGGCCCCGGGGGCGGCGCCCGGGGGTTCGTCCCCGCGCTGCCCGCCGCAGCGGTGACCATCCTCTTCGCCGGGCTGACCTATGCCTTCGTGGACGGGCTGTTCTACCTGCCCGGGTCCGGCGGGTTCGCCGTCGTCACCCCGCCCGTGGGCCTGGTGATCCCCGTGCTGCCGCCGGGCTGCACGGTGGTCATGGTCGGCCCGCGCACCTACTACCGCGCCCAGGGCGTGTACTACGTGCGCGCCGCCGAGGGCTACGCCGTGGTCCAGCCCCCGGCGCAGGCCGCTCCGGCCCCGGCCCAGCAGGCCCCGGCCCTGCCGTCTTCCGTCACCGTGGTGCTGGAAAACGCCAACGGCTCGCGCACGCCTGTGACCCTCACGCGCACCGCCGACGGCTGGCTGGGCCCCAAGGGCGAACTGTACGACGCCATACCGACCCAGGAACAGCTGCGCCCCTACTACGGGCTCGCGGCCCAGGCCCCGGGCCAGACGCTCTAG
- a CDS encoding sigma-70 family RNA polymerase sigma factor: MVSQNSYDGIDKYAADLIRHKARQLVGKAGFTEDDRPDLEQELMIDLLQRMRHFNPAKAKKTTFMARIVERHISTILEARFAQCRDWRLCQTSLNEPLDNGEGDSTERIDFLDSEGSLGSGTRETRERLAHEIRMDLGQAIASLPEELRDLCLRLHDSTMAEVAREMGIPRTTLYDRLSKLRDAFREAGLEDYL, encoded by the coding sequence ATGGTTTCTCAGAATTCTTACGACGGCATCGACAAGTATGCCGCCGACCTCATTCGGCACAAAGCACGTCAACTCGTAGGCAAGGCCGGATTCACCGAGGACGACAGACCCGACCTCGAACAGGAACTGATGATCGATCTGCTGCAGCGGATGCGGCATTTCAATCCCGCCAAGGCCAAGAAGACCACCTTCATGGCCCGGATCGTCGAACGTCACATCTCCACCATTCTGGAGGCCCGGTTCGCCCAATGCCGGGACTGGCGGCTCTGCCAAACATCACTCAACGAACCCCTCGACAACGGTGAGGGCGACAGCACCGAGCGGATCGACTTCCTGGATAGCGAAGGCTCTCTGGGGAGCGGCACCCGCGAAACAAGAGAGCGCCTCGCCCATGAGATCCGCATGGATCTCGGCCAAGCCATCGCCTCGCTGCCGGAAGAGCTCCGGGATCTGTGCTTGCGCCTGCACGACAGCACCATGGCCGAAGTCGCCCGGGAGATGGGCATTCCCAGAACTACCCTCTACGACCGGCTGAGCAAGCTGCGGGACGCGTTCCGCGAGGCCGGACTCGAGGACTACCTGTGA
- a CDS encoding 7-cyano-7-deazaguanine synthase: MQDKRYIICGNAPTDGIEENPDRDLRLRLWGKDGPDKITLRIEDIHKKMSKDVPDSFQDLLEIATYVYSADQAIPRGADDVDSFGHGWRRDLHFIIPVRKPDFWNGDDIHQALRSTLGFLSDDNYHFEFVKLKEAQAFQGYLKFDDDGRLFGYPEQVVMFSGGLDSLAGAIDEVLNEKHKVVLVTHKSTPKLNTRHRRLEKMIADKAGENAPLHIGVRVNKNKGLNYEYTQRSRSFLYVSIGATIAKMLNLKSVRFYENGVISLNLPVCAQVVGGRATRTTHPRVIRGFQEIISLVAGEPFTIENPYIWKTKAGVIEVITKAGCQDMIAASTTCTHTWEMTNHHTHCGTCSQCIDRRFAMIAAKADQYDPVEAYKADIFTQSRSKDEDKIMTAAYLERANQVREQDDITQFIARFSEVSRVFRYLNGNSGKVAQKVYDLYKRHAKEVCDAMDTMVGRNITAIRQRTLPGDCLLRTVYESGSVISVPAIPVEQKQPDNYFRKRGGVWAARFNGNAEVLVTGVDKGAEYINFLLARPNKETSVYEIVCGFAIDSCNAVLNSNETDEGFQVTQGVPLGDTGFVADRKAVEQYRETAHELLREIEEARAENNDAEIQRLENEMTQITAAINEAVGLGGKLRKSNDKRKNIRDAFRSAVNRAITYLEKYDKPLAAHLKESIKCGNEPVYRTEEEIVWEVRPIVNE; this comes from the coding sequence ATGCAAGATAAACGATATATCATCTGTGGGAACGCACCGACCGATGGGATTGAAGAAAATCCTGACCGTGATCTGCGCCTGCGCCTTTGGGGCAAGGATGGGCCGGACAAGATCACCCTACGCATTGAAGACATCCACAAAAAGATGAGCAAGGACGTGCCTGATTCTTTCCAGGACCTGCTCGAAATCGCCACCTACGTTTACAGTGCCGATCAGGCCATCCCACGAGGGGCCGACGACGTCGATTCTTTTGGCCATGGCTGGCGCAGGGATCTGCACTTCATCATCCCGGTGCGGAAGCCAGATTTTTGGAACGGAGACGATATCCACCAGGCGCTGCGCTCCACGCTTGGTTTCTTGTCTGACGACAACTATCACTTCGAGTTCGTCAAACTGAAAGAGGCTCAGGCATTCCAGGGATATCTGAAATTTGATGATGACGGACGGCTCTTCGGCTATCCGGAACAGGTAGTGATGTTTTCAGGTGGGCTGGACTCGCTGGCGGGAGCCATCGATGAAGTTCTGAATGAAAAACACAAGGTCGTCCTTGTTACCCACAAATCGACACCGAAGCTCAACACGCGCCACCGGCGACTGGAAAAGATGATTGCCGACAAGGCTGGGGAAAACGCCCCGCTACACATCGGCGTCCGGGTCAACAAGAACAAGGGGCTGAACTACGAGTACACCCAGCGCAGCCGATCCTTCCTCTATGTGTCTATCGGGGCGACCATCGCAAAAATGCTCAATCTGAAAAGCGTCCGTTTTTACGAAAACGGGGTCATCAGTTTGAATCTGCCGGTCTGCGCTCAGGTAGTCGGCGGCCGGGCAACACGCACCACCCACCCCAGGGTGATCCGAGGTTTTCAGGAAATCATCAGCCTGGTGGCTGGCGAACCGTTCACGATTGAGAATCCCTACATCTGGAAAACCAAGGCCGGTGTCATCGAGGTGATCACCAAGGCCGGATGCCAGGACATGATCGCGGCATCGACCACCTGCACCCATACCTGGGAGATGACCAATCACCATACGCATTGCGGAACGTGTTCCCAGTGTATCGACAGGCGTTTTGCCATGATTGCGGCAAAAGCCGATCAATATGACCCAGTGGAAGCCTATAAAGCCGACATCTTCACCCAAAGCCGAAGCAAGGACGAGGACAAGATCATGACAGCCGCGTACCTGGAGCGTGCCAATCAGGTACGCGAGCAGGACGACATCACCCAGTTTATCGCCCGATTCAGCGAGGTCAGTCGGGTCTTCCGCTACCTTAATGGGAACTCCGGAAAAGTGGCCCAGAAGGTCTATGACCTTTACAAGCGCCACGCCAAGGAGGTCTGCGATGCAATGGACACAATGGTTGGCCGCAACATCACCGCCATCCGCCAACGCACCTTGCCGGGAGACTGCCTACTCAGGACGGTCTATGAATCGGGATCGGTAATCTCCGTCCCCGCCATTCCGGTTGAGCAGAAGCAGCCGGACAACTACTTCAGGAAGCGCGGGGGTGTCTGGGCGGCACGCTTTAACGGCAACGCCGAAGTGCTTGTGACGGGTGTTGATAAAGGGGCCGAGTACATCAATTTCCTCCTGGCAAGGCCGAACAAGGAAACCTCGGTCTACGAGATCGTCTGCGGGTTCGCCATCGATAGCTGCAACGCGGTCCTGAACTCCAATGAGACCGATGAAGGTTTTCAGGTCACCCAGGGGGTTCCGTTGGGTGATACCGGCTTCGTTGCCGACCGCAAGGCCGTCGAGCAATACCGGGAGACGGCTCACGAGCTTCTTCGGGAAATTGAAGAAGCCCGGGCAGAAAACAACGATGCCGAAATCCAGCGGCTCGAGAACGAAATGACCCAGATCACCGCCGCAATCAACGAGGCGGTTGGTCTGGGTGGCAAACTCCGGAAATCCAACGACAAGCGGAAGAACATCCGCGACGCCTTCCGGAGTGCCGTGAACCGGGCCATCACGTATCTGGAAAAGTATGACAAGCCGCTGGCCGCCCACCTGAAGGAGTCCATCAAGTGCGGCAACGAACCGGTCTACCGGACCGAAGAGGAGATCGTTTGGGAGGTCCGCCCGATAGTCAACGAGTGA